CTCTACTTAGTCCCTCAGTTCCCATTAACCCGGTTCACTGAGCCAGTGTACCATGAATGGGGTTTCTGGAGAAGATTCGGTTACCAATACATGGCCGGTTTCACGGCTCGTTGGAAGTACTACTTCATCTGGTCGATCTCAGAGGCTTCCATCATCATCTCCGGTTTGGGTTTCAGTGGTTGGACCGACGAAAACACTCAAACAAAGGCCAAATGGGACCGTGCAAAGAACGTCGATATCTTAGGTGTTGAGCTAGCCAAGAGTGCTGTTCAGATTCCTCTTGTGTGGAACATACAAGTCAGCACTTGGCTCCGTCACTGTGAGTAGCTGAGGAGTAGATTGTCATAATCTTTATACGCAATTTAACGGTGTTTCTTGGTGTTTAAATGCAGATGTGTATGAGAGAATTGTGAAGCCAGGGAAGAAAGCTGGCTTCTTCCAGCTGCTAGCTACTCAAACCGTTAGTGCCGTGTGGCATGTGAGTGCTCCTTCTTCCATAATGATTcaatcttttttgtttgttaagtaATCGAAATCTTTACTTGTTTCTCTTTGCAGGGACTGTATCCTGGATACATTATATTCTTTGTTCAATCAGCATTGATGATCGATGGTTCAAAAGGTATAGTGCTTCTCGCCTTTTTAACTTTCATTCACGTTTGTTATCTTTATcttaaaacatgttttctttttttttttttcattgagcAGCTATTTACCGTTGGCAACAAGCAATGCCTCCGAAGATGGCAATGCTGAGAAGTGTTATGGTTTTCATCAACTTCCTCTACACAGTTTTGGTTCTCAATTACTCCTCCGTTGGTTTCATGGTATATATAACTCTTCCCTCTGTTATTTATGGCATCGTGTTAATCATTGTTTCTCAAAATCACTCATTTATTGTTGTTGTGTGATAATGTTCAGGTATTGAGCTTGCACGAAACACTCGTGGCCTACAAGAGTGTATATTTCATAGGCACTGTAGTGCCTATTGTTGTGATTCTGCTCAGCTATTTGGTTCCTGTGAAGCCTGTGAGACCAAAGACCCGGAAAGAAGAATAAATCTGTCTTTATAAATCCagtgataacttcttctttttttttggaccgTTTATGTACACCACGGAACTAATATTTTGGGTTTTATTCTTCTTCAGTTCTCAAATTTTGAAGAAAGACATGTTTTAGATgtgtttatctttgtttttcttACAGACTTTGTTTGTTAGACACACATGCTCTTGAGTGGAAGTTGTTTAAAGCTATTTCCAACCTCgctctattttttattctatttgtACGTATAATACATGTTTATATTGCAGACGACCTTGATTTTATAACATACActattatattatgtatatcgttcaattaattttaagttatcgtGTTGATTCAGTGGCCTTGCCCGCTTTGATAGGGTCATTCTTTTTTTTCCCATTAAAATGAAGGATAATACGGTCTTTGcaaattcatcttcttcatgTAACCCTAATAGCGCAGCCACTCagttttttttcatcttttttgtttgagttttttgatttttaatcaaCAAAATCAAAGATGTATCATAAATACATTGGATTTGAATAAATATCGGTTTCAGCTTTCGTTTTTCATGGTTTAAgaaataattgattttatatataataatcgtAAAAACACGCCGATTTAATACAGTTTCGCGGTCAACTCGACATGAACTCGTCTAGCCGCGTTTTGCTTTCGATCAGAGACATATCGCCGCGCTCTGTCACCGATGTGCGTGTACTCGGCCGATTACACGGACAAATCGCCGCGTTTTTGAACAGATTGTAAGTAACTCGCAATAAACATGAATATAAGTTATgttatgaaataatttataatttatagtatcgggaaatttaaataagagtagaattcaaTACctgtaggaagcaaataacacttaatATGAGAGAAAGaatttattataaggaagaagaagaagatgtaattgtgtacaaaagagtgagatgagtgatggtatttatagtgagcaacaatacataaaatatcaaagatggtgcttgatttggtaaatgagtgggtgatcatagtgcttgatgagtagatgatcatagtgcttgatgagtagatgatcatagtgcttgagttggtaaaggagtggaagatcatttcaaagtttatcttataacactcccccttgatcatccatcttgtattaagtttcgtaacactctccttggggaccggtgtcactctccgctctcgcttaacgtctttgttgcctcgttaaaaacctttctaggaaaacccaatgggaaaaaccatagttaggtaaaaagagtacaactacgtaagctccccctcgattgagcagtcatagatccttctgatgacgcattccaatgttatggacatgttttctgaataccgaagtagggagtgattttgtgaagaggtcggctgcattgtcgcatgatcggacatatcttacttcaatctctttcttcttctcgagctcttgagtgtatgagaagaactttggatgtatatgttttgttctatcacttttgatatatccttccttcgtttgagcaacacatgctgcattgtcttcatatagaatagttggccccgtacttttgtcaatcccactacttgaacaaatgtgttggcttattgatcttagccatacacattctttacttgcttcatggagtgcgatgatctcagcatgatttgaagaggtagccacaagcgtttgtttctgagaacgccaagatatagcagtgcctccgatcgtaaaaacatatcctgtttgcgatcgggctttgtgtggatctgaaagatatcctgcatctgcaaaaccaaccatttgaccatttgaatctttagggtaaaataagcctaaatcaatagtcccttgtaggtaacgaaagacatgtttaattccattccaatgtcttcgtgttggagatgagctaaatcttgctagaagattaacagtgaatgatatatcaggccgtgtacaatttgcaaggtacatcaacgctccaattgcacttagatatggtacttccggaccaagtatctcttctttttcctcaggtggtcgaaatggatcactttcaatgttaagtgatctaacgaccattggggtgctaagaggagttgatttatccatgttaaatcgtttcaacactcttttagtgtatgtggattgatgcacaaatataccattttgtgaatgttctatttgtaggccaagacaatactgtgtctgtccaagatctttcatctcaaattctcctttgagatagtctgatgccttttgtatttctttttgagttccaataatatttagatcatcaacatataccgcgattatcacaaatccggatgttgttttcttgatgaaaacacatgggcatataggatcattcacatatccttcttttgttaaatgttcactgagacgattgtaccacatacgtccagattgttttaacccatataatgatctttgcaattttattgcacataactctttaggtttggaacttaatgcttctggcattttaaatccatcagggattttcatgtagatatcagtatctaatgatccgtatagataagctgtaacaacatccatgagacgcatctcaagatttttatcagcggctagactcatcaggaatctaaatgtgatcgcatccattacaggagaatatgtttcctcataatcaataccaggtctttgagaaaatccttgggctacaaggcgagctttataccttgtaatctcatttttctcatttcgttttcgaacgaaaatccatctgtacccaactggtctcacatcttcaggtgtgagtacaatagatccaaacacttttcgtttgttaagcgaatcaagttcgatttgtattgcttctttccatttattccaatcatgtctcttttgacattcatatatggatttcggttctggatcatcggtatcttcatttacctcacttgacacgatatatgagaaagcatcatcaaggtcattttgttcatttctattccatatccttttattatggatgtaattaatagaaatctcatgattatctttcgattcatgatgctctgattcatcagagtccttatcatttatttcttccaaaatattttctgctattttgggtgcatcatatatttcagctttcttctgtttcctaggattcttatccttagaaccagcaggtctaccacgcttcaggcgtgtttttggctctcgtgtgtcatcctccttttcttgttcatttggcattttgatacgagcaggagcatttgcagctggtatatgagatttagttaccgtcttggtatctgcaaatgcatcaggtagctggttagctatactctgtaaatgcataattcgtcgaacttctagttctgactctttagaaggaggatcaagatataacaatgatggtacactccattttatatcacttccaacatttttgttttctccccctagaactgggaatacattttcgtcaaaatgacaatcagcaaaacgtgctgtaaagacgtcaccagtctgtggttctaggtatcttataattgatggagaatcacaaccaacatatattcccaaccttctttgtggtcccatctttgttcgttgtggtggtgctacaggcacatataccgcacaaccaaagattctaaagtgggaaatgtttggttctcgaccaaacgctaactgtagtggagaatacttatggtatgcactcggtctgatccgaatgagtgcttctgcatgcaaaatggcatgtccccatacagaggttggaagttttgatctcatgatcaatggtcttgcaatcaattgcagacgcttaattaaagattcagccaaaccattttgcgtatgaacatgagcaaccgaatgttcaacttcaattcccattaccatacaatagtcattgaatgcttgggatgtgaattcaccagcgttgtctagtctaactcttttaatagtataatcaggaaactgtgctcgcagtttgattatctgagttagaaatctcgcaaatgccacatttcgagatgataatagacaaacgtgtgaccatctactggatgcgtcaattaataccataaaatagtggaatggtccacatggtggatgtatcggtccacatatatcaccttgaattctttcaaggaactttggtgattctttatcgattttggttggcgatggccttacgatcaattttcctagagaacatgcaacacatgtcattttattcccttgagaaatctcctggattttcaatggatgaccatgtgaactttctatgattttacgcatcattgtagtgcctgggtggccaaggcgatcatgccataacgtgaactcttctgggttccgttttactacaagatttgattcgatctcatcgatataagtatgatgtaatcccgaaggaagttctggaaacttttccaatatgtgttttctgccacatttttcagaaattacatacatgtatttctttccatcctcagttgcagactgagtatcatatccgtgaagatatatgtctttaaaactcaacaaattccttttagaactcggagagtataaagcattatttatggaaaattttgttccattcggcaaagtaaagtttgctttaccagttccttcaatcacgtctgcaggacctgatattgtattgacgacaattcttgtcggttttatatcagagaaatatctcttttgtctcagaatagtgtgcgttgttccactatctggtatgcatatttcacgaatccgtttcttggattttgctccattagtattttgatccatttctgaaattatcataaacattaaataaaagtgaaacgtgaaatttattcattgattatataaagaaaacacacaataattatacaaatattgttgttaaaacaacattattctttgaaaacataattattatacattacaaatgaggactattcagcagtcttattagaaacattttcgtactcttcaagagtattctagtccagctcatttgcgaaatcagaggattcaaggtatgaggtcccttcaacgttttccgtgaggttcacctctttagcctttccttttatggattcttgatataacttgcacaaatgtgggggagtacgacaggtacgggaccaatgtcctttacatccacatctgtaacatacagtctcacttttctttgtggtatcctcttcggtttctttgcctttatgaggttgttcagatctaacccatttgttagatctaatacttttaggatagtaaggctttccacgtttgttgttgaaacgccgaccacgacctcgattggtatggtttctccttcccgaatattctaccgccgtagcattcacttcgggaaatgccttggctcccgtgggtcgggaattatggtttttgattagtaactcatcgttcttttcagccaacatgagtgttaccatcaattcagaaaatttggtgtacccacattttctgtaaattcgggataagacgttgtgttctttgtggaaggtattgtatgtcttgtcaagcatttctgcttcggtgacagggttaccacaatattttaattgtgcaactatcctcaagatagtggaattgtaatctctaaccctttggaaatcctgaaacctcagggttttccactcttcaagagcgtgagggagattgatttccttttgattatcgaatctgtctttcaaggcttgccatagtacagctgggtcctcaacgtctccatagtcgtgagttagattctcatctaagtgcttcttcaggaagattatcgcctcggctatatgctcgggtggcgatttgttaccgacttttATAGCTTCagatatcttttttattacaagataaggtttcacatttgtgacccatctgacatagttttcgccggttacttttagagccgggaactggagtttctcgatgtttgccatttgtatttctaaaacacaaaatagtaattttattagaacttcataatttaaaaaccgtttacattaatcatacaagcaattacaaggagaagcgatgtaaataaaattaaaccgatattcatcttaaattcactcggagtaaattctccaacgaatgaaccataaatagaaacacaaataaaaatggcacataaaaacaaaagtgcgcgaatcatctttcttgaaatgaaaaatcggaggagagcgatttgaaatttttgagagaagatgaaatgttttggatgatgaaatggagtgaaaatgagttgtatttatagatgaaaattactgttcatgcccgttggagaaaggagaaatttttgaaaatttttctttgtgaccgttggggttaaatcgagtgcaccaaaaattagtctgaaaatatcgttttaaacggtcaatcaaatctataaaatttcataaaagtgaaaaattatgacaatgaaatatttatgttatatgacaacaaatcatgcgacggctcagccgatcaatgcaaaataataaataaattatacggcagctcggccgaccaattaataataaacagaatataaggcggctcagccgaccaataaataataaacaagatataaggcggctcggccgaccaataaataataaacaggatataaggcggctcggccgaccaataaataataaacaggatataaggcggctcggccgaccaataaataataaacaggatataaggcggctcggccgaccaataaataataaacaggatataaggcggctcggccgaccaataaataaattaaattactagtaaataatataggcggtattccggccattataacatgatataaataatagtagaggcggtataccgaccattataacagggtataaatgatacaaataaattttaccaaatcgcagagtgatcgtgctgataacgtattatgaaataacttataatttatagtatcgggaaatttaaataagagtagaattcaatacccgtaggaagcaaataacacttaatatgagagaaagagtttattataaggaagaagaagaagatgtaattgtgtacaaaagagtgagatgagtgatggtatttatagtgagcaacaatacataaaatatcaaagatggtgcttgatttggtaaatgagtgggtgatcatagtgcttgatgagtagatgatcatagtgcttgatgagtagatgatcatagtgcttgagttagtaaaggagtggaggatcatttcaaagtttatcttataacaagttataatttgttttgaatcatgggaattttcatgtttattacTTTGTTACTAGGCAAAAGACTATTATACccttattctatatatataataaatcgttatttaaatatatttttttatgttttcgaattacaccttttcaaattcgaactttttgtaattatttttttgaactttgtttttttgagtattttcaaattttctttttgaaattcgaaaattatttttaaaactatttttaatttttttttaaattatttatttatatatttattagaaatcTAAACTCAACGTTCCAAAAATCCTATACAACCCTCAATTGTAAACCttaagtctatattagttaactaTAGAGTTATAAATGgtattatgaatgtggtattttagACAATTTCTTCTGAATCAAAgagataattaatttaaaaacatatttttttcttttctttatactTTTACagaatctattctattaaaatagcagTGTGACCCATTGATAAAAGTATGGTCCagctattatttcttttatctttatcattatttagaatattatttattatgatttatgccattagacctatatttaaaTTACCAATTGAAAAGACTTGAAaagatgtaaaacaaaaaatatacccgccctttaagggcgggtcagaatctagttttaatttaaaacagaACAAAGCAATAATTTAATTACAGAAATTGATTTTAATTTcgattttttaaacaatttctctctctctcttaatttTCCTCTAACCTCTCTCTAAATCTAGAACTCTCGGAAACAGTCTTCGCGTTCGGTGTCCGGCGGCGGTTCTGTCGTCGGTCACCACcgacttttgtttttgttgtacATATTCGACCTATGAGTCGATCTACTCTTCCGTGTGCGGATAAATAAAACTTCGATCGATTTCGATCGACTATGGTTTCGGGTTTGCCGATTTTGCTTTCGCTTGGCGACTTTTTGTATCAATCTCATTCGAGAAGCTCTtcaagtttgtttcttttatctTGATGAGATTGAAATCAGCCTTCCACTTGGTCCTCAATTAAAGCCCGTTGGTGAGTTGATAAGACTCCTTTGTTTTGCCGCCACTTGCATCCCTCTCTATGAGAATCACTCTTCCTTATAAGAAAGCCAGTTATGGCGTCGAGGATAGCGTCTCTGATTGGGAGTTGATGTAGTTTGATGGATTGCTTCAGCCATCTGTGAAGTCGATTAAGAAGAGTTGGCGTTCTACGGTCCAACAAAAGATCGATATTTAGTTATGGCTTATGCGTCCTTTGTTTTGGAATTCCGGTGAAATAAGGGTAGTCCGATCAAGTAACCGAGGTTTAGCTGGAAGGCAATATGGTATAAGCTAATGGAA
This genomic stretch from Brassica napus cultivar Da-Ae chromosome C9, Da-Ae, whole genome shotgun sequence harbors:
- the LOC106351974 gene encoding lysophospholipid acyltransferase 2 translates to MESLDMSSMAASIGVSVAVLRFLLCFVATIPVSFAWRFVPSRLGKHIYSAASGALLSYLSFGFSSNLHFLVPMTIGYASMAIYRPMCGFITFFLGFAYLIGCHVFYMSGDAWKEGGIDSTGALMVLTLKVISCSINYNDGMLKEETLREAQRKNRLVRMPSLIEYFGYCLCCGSHFAGPVFEMKDYLEWTEEKGIWAVTSGKGKRPSPYGATLRAILQAGICMALYLYLVPQFPLTRFTEPVYHEWGFWRRFGYQYMAGFTARWKYYFIWSISEASIIISGLGFSGWTDENTQTKAKWDRAKNVDILGVELAKSAVQIPLVWNIQVSTWLRHYVYERIVKPGKKAGFFQLLATQTVSAVWHGLYPGYIIFFVQSALMIDGSKAIYRWQQAMPPKMAMLRSVMVFINFLYTVLVLNYSSVGFMVLSLHETLVAYKSVYFIGTVVPIVVILLSYLVPVKPVRPKTRKEE
- the LOC125593419 gene encoding uncharacterized protein LOC125593419, with amino-acid sequence MANIEKLQFPALKVTGENYVRWVTNVKPYLVIKKISEAIKVGNKSPPEHIAEAIIFLKKHLDENLTHDYGDVEDPAVLWQALKDRFDNQKEINLPHALEEWKTLRFQDFQRVRDYNSTILRIVAQLKYCGNPVTEAEMLDKTYNTFHKEHNVLSRIYRKCGYTKFSELMVTLMLAEKNDELLIKNHNSRPTGAKAFPEVNATAVEYSGRRNHTNRGRGRRFNNKRGKPYYPKSIRSNKWVRSEQPHKGKETEEDTTKKSETVCYRCGCKGHWSRTCRTPPHLCKLYQESIKGKAKEVNLTENVEGTSYLESSDFANELD